Within the Thiohalobacter sp. IOR34 genome, the region CGTAGCAGGAACAGGTCGGGTGGAAACGGCACGACTGGCCGAGCCAGGGGCTCAACAGGAAGCGGTAGGCTCGGATCAGGGCTATGAGGAGGTTTCGCATGACCGGCGGCTCAGTTTGTTCAAGTGGTAGAGCAGGCTGCTGCGCAGGCGGTCGGCGGGCAGGTCCCGCAGCCCGGGACGACCGATGACCACGAAATCCAGCGCGGCCAGTTGTGCCTGATGCTGGCGGAAGACCTCGCGGATCTGCCGCTTGATGCGGTTGCGCACCACCGCCCGGGGTGAAACCTTGCGCGAGATGGCGAGGCCGAGCCGGGGATGCGCCAGGCCGTTGGGCGTCGCCAGGACCGTCATGTTCCGGTCGGCCGATCTCAGCTTCCCGGCGAAGACCTGCCGGTACTGGGCAGGCCGCGTCAACCGCACTGTCCGTGGGAAGCGGTGAGTGCCCCGCGCCAAGATGTCGGTAAGTCGGATAGGACGTCAGACGGTCAGGCGGTGGCGCCCCTTGGCACGAC harbors:
- the rnpA gene encoding ribonuclease P protein component, producing MRLTRPAQYRQVFAGKLRSADRNMTVLATPNGLAHPRLGLAISRKVSPRAVVRNRIKRQIREVFRQHQAQLAALDFVVIGRPGLRDLPADRLRSSLLYHLNKLSRRSCETSS